The following are encoded together in the Daucus carota subsp. sativus chromosome 5, DH1 v3.0, whole genome shotgun sequence genome:
- the LOC108219795 gene encoding multiple organellar RNA editing factor 2, chloroplastic: MAAALARSIMTVRSISISSSVFFPKRFFSISSTISKPPPLAGFTRPARSAITLTHSLKVYSPSAVRINQVRCRVNRSGGAYSPLNSGSNYSDRPPTEMAPLFPGCDYEHWLIVMDKPGGENATKDEMIRCYIETLAKVLGSEEEAKKKIYNVSCERYFGFGCEIDEETSNKLEGLPGVLFVLPDSYVDAENKDYGAELLVNGEIVKRSPERERRVQPVPQRAQDRPRYNDRTRYNNRRQNMR; this comes from the exons ATGGCGGCCGCACTCGCTCGTTCAATCATGACCGTCCGATCAATCTCCATCTCCTCCTCCGTATTCTTCCCCAAACGCTTCTTCTCCAtctcctccaccatctccaaACCTCCCCCACTCGCCGGATTCACTCGCCCGGCGCGTTCCGCAATCACGCTCACTCACTCGCTCAAAGTCTACTCTCCCAGCGCCGTACGAATCAATCAGGTCCGGTGCAGAGTCAATCGTTCCGGCGGGGCCTACTCGCCGCTCAACTCCGGGAGCAATTACAGTGACCGGCCGCCGACGGAGATGGCGCCGTTGTTCCCAGGGTGTGATTATGAGCATTGGTTGATTGTGATGGATAAGCCTGGCGGAGAGAATGCGACTAAGGATGAGATGATTAGGTGTTATATCGAAACCCTTGCTAAAGTTCTCGGAAG TGAGGAAGAAGCGAAGAAGAAGATCTACAATGTGTCCTGTGAGAGGTACTTTGGGTTTGGATGTGAGATTGACGAGGAGACGTCAAATAAGCTTGAAG GTTTGCCTGGCGTTCTTTTTGTCCTTCCTGATTCTTATGTTGATGCCGAGAACAAGGATTATGGAG CTGAGCTCCTGGTAAACGGCGAGATTGTCAAAAGATCTCCTGAGAGAGAACGCAGAGTGCAGCCAGTGCCTCAGAGAGCTCAGGACAGACCAAGATACAATGATCGCACCCGCTATAATAACCGACGCCAGAACATGCGGTAA
- the LOC108222481 gene encoding BRCA1-associated RING domain protein 1, with the protein MMSENNDERVLNPWLLHLHKLSLALKCPICMELLDEPVLLPCDHLLCNSCICKQSKKGSKCPACQTNYVGRDTRSAFFMENVIAVFKSLCSTSLADTCHPLASDVAKLSEKSPASAITNQEILEESVETFAEENSINGKSMSSLKGSKTHAQICLKGDTSGRKEDRSLQSQPPGHLKNGNLIKIAVKTVKMNQKRLSVGRTRSLREIYKDAKRQKILKSPEAYNDECGYCHTFEVEKGQILRHENRELVPGDASSSRINNVQNACIIRIPKQPDFWSTSCDGVKTWVFCGSALSSTNLCYLVKFARCCGATVTRFWRPDVTHVITATDANSSCTRTLKVLMAILYGQWIISMDWIKSCAKANKPMNEEPYEVTLDNHGARDGPKTGRHLTLDNASTNLYYEKTKYITIRIMCIIDIIIQLRSGPKLFGSLIFYFSGDFDSGLMNDLKTLVLAAAGTIIENKEHLVSQTCVAEGTSKILIVYNADHTYHCTTGDEDSPVVEILETAENLALRIGSRIIQHTWILESIAACKLQPLPCYW; encoded by the exons ATGATGTCGGAAAATAACGATGAGAGGGTGCTGAATCCATGGCTTCTTCACCTGCACAAGCTCTCCTTAGCTCTCAAATGCCCCATCTG CATGGAGTTGCTTGATGAACCTGTTTTGCTCCCGTGTGATCACTTGTTGTGCAA TTCATGCATTTGTAAACAGAGCAAAAAGGGTTCGAAATGTCCTGCTTGCCAAACAAATTATGTTGGTCGAG ATACACGATCAGCATTTTTTATGGAAAATGTGATAGCAGTCTTCAAAAGCTTGTGTTCGACTTCCCTTGCTGACACATGCCATCCGCTTGCTTCTG ATGTTGCAAAACTGTCAGAGAAGTCTCCTGCATCAGCTATAACAAATCAGGAGATACTAGAGGAGTCTGTTGAAACATTTGCAGAGGAAAATTCCATCAATGGAAAATCTATGAGTTCCTTGAAAGGTAGTAAAACGCATGCACAAATTTGCTTAAAAGGAGATACAAGTGGTAGAAAAGAGGACAGGTCACTGCAGTCCCAGCCTCCTGGTCATCTGAAAAATGGGAATCTAATCAAAATTGCTGTGAAGACAGTAAAAATGAACCAAAAACGGCTGTCAGTAGGCAGGACTCGCTCCTTGAGAGAGATCTATAAGGATGCCAAGAGACAAAAGATATTAAAGTCACCAGAAGCATACAATGACGAGTGTGGCTATTGTCATACTTTTGAAGTG GAGAAGGGTCAAATTTTACGTCATGAAAATCGAGAGTTAGTACCTGGAGATGCGTCTTCCTCTAGGATTAATAATGTTCAAAACGCTTGCATTATTCG TATCCCTAAGCAGCCAGATTTCTGGTCGACATCGTGTGATGGAGTAAAGACTTGGGTATTCTGTGGATCTGCTCTGTCTTCCACAAATCTG TGTTATCTCGTCAAGTTTGCTAGATGTTGTGGTGCAACCGTGACAAGGTTTTGGAGACCAGATGTAACCCATGTAATTACTGCCACAGATGCAAATAGTTCATGTACGAGGACACTGAAAGTCCTCATGGCAATTTTATACGGACAATGGATCATCTCTATGGACT GGATAAAATCTTGTGCGAAAGCAAACAAACCAATGAACGAAGAACCTTATGAAGTCACGCTAGACAATCATGGAGCTCGCGATGGCCCTAAGACCGGCAGACATCTGACTTTGGATAATGCAAGTACAAATCTTTACTATGAAAAAACGAAATATATTACCATAAGAATAATGTGCATCATTGATAT AATTATCCAATTGCGCTCA GGGCCAAAACTTTTTGGTAGCCTGATATTCTACTTCAGTGGAGATTTTGACTCGGGTCTCATGAATGACCTCAAAACTTTGGTTCTCGCTGCTGCTGGTACTATTATTGAGAACAAGGAACACCTTGTCTCACAAACTTGTGTTGCCGAGGGAACCTCAAAAATTCTAATTGTGTATAATGCGGATCACACATATCACTGCACAACAGGAGATGAAGATTCACCTGTGGTGGAAATACTAGAGACTGCAGAAAATTTGGCTCTCAGAATTGGTTCCAGAATTATACAACACACGTGGATTTTGGAATCAATTGCTGCGTGTAAGTTGCAGCCTTTGCCCTGCTATTGGTGA
- the LOC108219814 gene encoding uncharacterized protein LOC108219814 translates to MTSQFDRWEKDPFFPAAEQVQESADRMESAYRTWVHAVKNNSGMLKPDEIKRDLQTALGTTKWQLEEFERAVKSSYKNSTLDDAKDRHREFILAMEGQISKINSALHKSAVSSGKPPNPWVRLDEGECNELELFLTGSTTSKGKNSSKVQGQDQLSSKPLEADKASSLERVKNFSNSVELARMDLKHDKFHGHRRTASAADIGNWNIAVDDSVLLQSSGVVRREQPPPKIPSVSGFLNTMESASKLKWQKNGNRKLKLPDRQQDVDTALLQPNNLPKGVNACYERCKSCLENGDECCDKQLYGWYGAIQRQVQRSQYHMQYSRPVQVVFWITLFLCFIVIVALRSI, encoded by the exons ATGACTTCGCAATTTGATCGGTGGGAGAAAGATCCCTTTTTTCCAGCTGCTGAACAAGTCCAGGAATCTGCTGACag GATGGAATCCGCGTATCGGACGTGGGTTCATGCGGTCAAGAATAACTCCGGTATGTTGAAGCCGGATGAAATTAAGAGGGACTTGCAGACGGCTCTCGGGACTACCAAGTGGCAG CTGGAGGAATTCGAACGGGCAGTGAAATCGAGTTACAAGAATAGCACACTTGATGATGCGAAAGACAGGCATCGTGAATTTATCCTAGCAATGGAGGGGCAAATATCTAAAATTAATAGTGCTTTGCACAAATCTGCTGTTTCATCAGGCAAGCCACCTAACCCATGGGTGCGCTTGGACGAGGGAGAATGTAATGAGCTCGAGTTGTTTCTCACTGGATCGACGACTTCCAAAGGCAAGAATTCCTCCAAAGTTCAGGGCCAGGACCAACTTTCTTCGAAGCCTTTGGAGGCTGATAAAGCATCTTCACTGGAACGTGTGAAGAACTTTTCGAACTCTGTTGAATTGGCCCGCATGGACCTTAAGCATGATAAGTTTCACGGCCATCGTAGAACTGCAAGTGCTGCTGACATTGGTAATTGGAATATCGCAGTTGATGATAGTGTTTTGCTTCAGAGTTCTGGAGTTGTACGCCGTGAGCAGCCTCCACCGAAGATACCCAGTGTTTCAGGTTTTTTAAATACCATGGAGTCTGCATCTAAACTAAAGTGGCAGAAAAATGGGAACAGGAAGTTGAAGCTTCCAGATCGCCAACAAGATGTTGACACTGCATTATTGCAACCTAATAATTTGCCTAAA GGAGTTAATGCATGCTATGAGAGATGTAAGAGTTGCCTTGAAAATGGCGATGAGTGTTGTGACAAACAACTCTATGGTTGGTATGGAGCCATTCAGAGGCAGGTTCAGAGGTCGCAATATCATATGCAATACAGTCGCCCAGTTCAAGTTGTCTTCTGGATAACCCTCTTCCTTTGCTTCATTG